In Chiroxiphia lanceolata isolate bChiLan1 chromosome 7, bChiLan1.pri, whole genome shotgun sequence, the DNA window CTGGGTGATTACACATTCACCTCCCTGCAAATAAAAAAGGGATCAGCAGTGGGCTGAGGCACAGATTGCTCGGGAGCGCTGAGCGGGTGCCAGTGCTGCCGCTGGTTCCTTCCTCGGAGGCACTTCCCTGGTTTGTGCAGGAATGgccccagggctcagtgctCCCCTTCACTTCACAGTGACTCTGGtggtgctgctgtccctgctgggtttggctgTGGGTGGGAAGCTCCTGGTGGTGCCGGTGGACGGGAGCCACTGGCTCAGCATGAGGCAGGTGCTGGAAAGTCTGCGGCAGAGGGGACACGACGTGGTTGTGGTTGCCCCTGAAGTGAGTTTGCACATCAAGCGATCCAAGAACTATGTGATGAAAATGTACCCAGTGCCTTTCACAcaggaagagatggagaaagaTTTCCAGGCATTTTTTGATCTTTCATTTGAAGAAGGATCTCTCCTGTCTCGATTTCTTAAAGTGTATGAAGGGATGAAAAGAATCAATGTCTTCTGGGTCTCCAGCTGCAAAGAGCTCCTGCAAAACCAAGAGCTCATCAAGTACCTTGAGGAGAGCCAGTTTGATGCCCTCCTCACAGACCCTGTAGTACCTTGTGGGTTGATCCTGGCAGAGcatctttcccttccctccgTGTATTTCCTCCGAGGAGTCCcctgtggtttggattttgaaGCTACCCAGTGCCCCAATCCCCCTTCCTACGTTCCCAGGGGGTTTTCACAGCTCACAGACCACATGACCTTTTTCCAGAGGGTGGGGAATCTGCTTTTCGActtcccaaatattttcctctgtgatttTGCCTTTCAACCATACGCCAAACTGGCCTCAGAGTTCCTGCATCGGGATGTGACTGTGCTGGATCTCCTGCGCCAGGGCTCTGTTTGGCTGCTGAGGGTAGAATTTGTGTTAGACTATCCCAGGCCTTTGATGCCCAACATCATTCCCATTGGAGGAGTACACTGTGCTCACAAGAAGCTGACTCAGGTGGGTCTGGCTTTGATTTGTGCTGTGGCTGATTTGTGTGTCCTGAGGATGAAGTTTTGTGTTACAGAGAGGAATTGAGTTCCCTTTTTGGGTGCCAGTCCTCATAGAGTGTTTtgaatctctgctctgccctctgaGCTCCCAGATCCAACCTGTCCGTGCcctgaggcagggctgggacactgGGAGTGCTGCTTATGGTGGATGGTGTGTCCTGCAGGAACCTGCCTCATCCTCCCATCTTTTCAGTCTTCTCAGCCTAGAGAGCGATTCCAAGAGCTGTTCCACAGCCTGGGGCTCTGGGCCTCCCAGAGCTGACTTTCCtgtgggagaagcagcaggcCTTGCCTGGGAGAAGCCTGTGCAaggctgtggtgctgtgcaggTGACCCATCTCCTGCAGGGGCAGAAGGCCCCTCCAGAGGGAAGGTATCAGGAGTGCAGTCCCAGCCAGAGTTGCCCCGGCCTCCTTCCAGGGACACACTTTATGGTTCCTCTGATAGAGAGAAGTGGGTGTGATCTGGTGATTCCACCACACAGCACCAGCCTGTGAACTTGGCTGACTTCCCTGCTGGTTCTGCAGCCTTTTATCACCTGGGTGATTACACATTCACCTCCCTGCAAATAAAACAGGGATCAGCAGTGGGCTGAGGCACAGATTGCTCTGGAGTGTGGAGCGGgtgccagtgctgccagtggTTCCTTCCTTGGAGGCACTTCCCTGGTTTGTGCAGGAATGGCCCCGGGACTCAGTGCTCCCCTTCACTTCACAGTGACATTGGtggtgctgctgtccctgctgggtttggctgTGGGTGGGAAGCTCCTGGTGGTGCCGGTGGACGGGAGCCACTGGCTCAGCATGAGGCAGGTGCTGGAAAGTCTGCGGCAGAGGGGACACGACGTGGTTGTGGTTGCCCCTGAAGTGAGTTTGCACATCAAGCCATCCAAGAACTTTGTGATGAAAATGTACCCAGTGCCTTTCACAcaggaagagatggagaaagaaTTCCAggcattttttcatctttcatttgaAGAAGGATCTTTCCTCTCTCGATTTCTTAAAGTGTATGAAAGGATGAAAAGAATCAGTGCCTTTGGGGTCTCCAGCTGCAAAGGACTCCTGCAAAACCAAGAGCTCATCAAGTACCTTGAGGAGAGCCAGTTTGATGCCATCCTCACAGACCCTGTCCTACCCTGTGGGTTGATCCTGGCAGAGcatctttcccttccctccgTGTATTTCCTCCGAGGAGTCCcctgtggtttggattttgaaGCCACCCAGTGCCCCAATCCCCCTTCCTATGTTCCCAGGATATTTACGGAGAACACAGACCACATGACCTTCTTCCAGAGGGTGAGGAATTTGCTCTACGACTTCCcaaatgttttcctctgtgatttTACCTTACAACCCTTTGAAGAACTGGCCTCAGAGTTCCTGCATCGGGATGTGACTGTGCTGGATCTCCTGCGCCAGGGCTCTGTTTGGCTCCTGAGGGTAGAATTTGTGTTAGACTATCCCAGGCCTTTGATGCCCAACATCATTCCCATTGGAGGAGTACACTGTGCTCACAAGAAGCTGACTCAGGTGGGTCTGGCTTTGATTTGTGCTGTGGCTGATTTGTGTGTCCTGGGGGTGAAGTTTTGTGTTACAGAGGGGAATTGAGTTCCCTTTTTGGGTGCCAGTCCTCATAGAGTGTTTtaaatctctgctctgccctctgaGCTCCCAGATCCAACCTGTCCGTGCcctgaggcagggctgggacactgGGAGTGCTGCTTATGGTGGATGGTGTGTCCTGCAGGAACCTGCCTCATCCTCCCATCTTTTCAGTCTTCTCAGCCTAGAGAGCGATTCCAAGAGCTGTTCCACAGCCTGGGGCTCTGGGCCTCCCAGAGCTGACTTTCCtgtgggagaagcagcaggcCTTGCCTGGGAGAAGCCTGTGCAaggctgtggtgctgtgcaggTGACCCATCTCCTGCAGGGGCAGAAGGCCCCTCCAGAGGGAAGGTATCAGGAGTGCAGtcccagccagagctgccccGCCTCCTTCCAGGGACACACTTTATGGTTCCTCTGATAGAGAGAAGTGGGTGTGATCTGGTGATTCCACCACACAGCACCAGCCTGTGAACTTGGCTGACTTCCCTGCTGGTTCTGCAGCCTTTTATCACCTGGGTGATTACACATTCACCTCCCTGCAAATAAAACAGGGATCAGCAGTGGGCTGAGGCACAGATTGCTCGGGAGCACAGAGCAGGCGCCAGTGCTGCCGCTGGTTCCTTCCTCGGAGGCACTTCCCTGGTTTGTGCAGGAATGGCCCCGGGACTCAGTTCTCCCCCAGCACTCACAGCCaggctggtggtgctgctgtccctgctgggtttggctgTGGGTGGGAAGCTCCTGGTGGTGCCGGTGGACGGGAGCCACTGGCTCAGCATGAGGCAGGTGCTGGACAGTCTGCGGCAGAAGGGACATGACGTGGTCGTGGTCGCCCCTGAAGTGAGTTTGCACATCAAGCCATCCAAGAACTTTGTGATGAAAATGTACCCAGTGCCTTACACAcaggaagagatggagaaagaTTTCCAGGCATTTTTGCAGATTTCCTTTGAGGAAGGATCTTTTCTGACAAGATTTCTTAAAACATATGAAGGGATGAAAAGACTCGGTGAATTGTCAGTTCTCAGCTGTGAATGGCTCCTGAAAAACCAAGAGCTCATCAGGTATCTTCAGGAGAGCCAGTTTGATGCCCTCCTCACAGACCCTGTAGTACCTTGTGGGTTGATCCTGGCAGAGcatctttcccttccctccgTGTATTTCCTCCGAGGAGTCCCCTGTGATTTGGATTTTGAAGCCACCCAGTGCCCCAATCCCCCTTCCTACGTTCCCAGGGGGTTTTCACAGCTCACAGACCACATGACCTTTTTCCAGAGGGTGGGGAATATGCTTGTCGACTTCCcaaatgttttcctctgtgatttTGCCTTTCAACCATATGTCAAACTGGCCTCAGAGTTCCTGCATCGGGATGTGACTGTGCTGGATCTCCTGCGCCAGGGCTCTGTTTGGCTGCTGAGGGTAGAATTTGTGTTAGACTATCCCAGGCCTTTGATGCCCAACATCATTCCCATTGGAGGAGTACACTGTGCTCACAAGAAGCTGACTCAGGTGGGTCTGGTTTTGATTTGTGCTGTGGCTGATTTGTGTGTCCTGAGGATGAAGTTTTGTGTTACAGAGAGGAATTGAGTTCGTATTTAGGGTGAGTTTGGTGAATATTCATGAAAGAAATTTCTCTCTCACTTTCTCCCTCATTTTCCAGTTGTAGGTCTTTATACCTTCTCACTTACAAACACGCTGAGACAATGCCTTTTTTACTATGCATATTCAAAGCTAATTTGTGGAacattttgtagtttttttcctcccttagtGAGGGACAAACCAGCCAGAGGCAAATCCATGGGGCTGTGAAAGCCTTGCAGTCAGGTGTAATCCCTACAGCTCAGTAAATGTTTGTAAAAGGGCCTGGTATTTACTGATAAATGCACATCGACCTTCTGTCCTTGTGGCCTCACCACATCTTTCTTTGTCAGtgagtttgctttttcttcGTCAGTGAATTTGCTCCTTCACAGGGGTATTGCCAGAGCTGGAATCTCGAGGAATGTGGCAGACTGTGGGCTCTCGGGTTAAGCAGCACGGTCTGTGTTTGCAGGGCAGGTCTTCCAGGGGTTTGACTTGATCATGGCAGTGTGAGCTCTGAGAACAAATTCAGTGAGCCTCTAGAGGCTGCTGTTTGCTTGGCAGGTCCTGCTCAAAGGTGACAAAGCTTTTACTACGGAAACACAAGAGGCTTATCTGGAGCACCCACCTCATTTATCAGattgctgagctctgctgctggttctgCAGCCTTTTATCACCTGGGTGATTACAGATTTACCACACGGCAAACAGTCGAGGGGTCAAAAGTCAGGCTGAGGCACAGATTGCTCGGGAGCAGGGAGCGGAcgccagtgctgctgctggttccttCCTTAGAGGCTCTCACCAGGTTTCTGCAGGAATGgccccagggctcagtgctCCCCTTCACTTCACAGTGACTCTGGtggtgctgctgtccctgctgggtttggctgTGGGTGGGAAGCTCCTGGTGGTGCCGGTGGACGGGAGCCACTGGCTCAGCATGAGGGAGGTGCTGGACAGTCTGCGGCAGAGGGGACACGATGTGGTTGTGGTTGCCCCTGAAGTCAGTCTGTACAT includes these proteins:
- the LOC116789715 gene encoding UDP-glucuronosyltransferase 1-1-like isoform X3, which translates into the protein MAPGLSAPLHFTVTLVVLLSLLGLAVGGKLLVVPVDGSHWLSMRQVLESLRQRGHDVVVVAPEVSLHIKPSKNFVMKMYPVPFTQEEMEKEFQAFFHLSFEEGSFLSRFLKVYERMKRISAFGVSSCKGLLQNQELIKYLEESQFDAILTDPVLPCGLILAEHLSLPSVYFLRGVPCGLDFEATQCPNPPSYVPRIFTENTDHMTFFQRVRNLLYDFPNVFLCDFAFQPYVKLASEFLHRDVTVLDLLRQGSVWLLRVEFVLDYPRPLMPNIIPIGGVHCAHKKLTQEFETIVNASGEHGIVVFSLGSMVSEIPMKKAMEIADALGTVPQTVLWRYTGPTPPNLPQNVKLVKWLPQNDLLAHPKTRAFITHGGSHGIYEGICNAVPMVLMPLFGDQMDNAKRVESRGAGLTLNILEMTSQDISTALRAVINDKTYKENIQRLSDLHLDRPIHPLDLAVHWVEFVMRHKGAPHLRPAAHDLNWVQYHSLDVLGFLLLVLLLSLFISFKCCLCCCRRFCGKKGRTKKAAKSKTH
- the LOC116789721 gene encoding UDP-glucuronosyltransferase 1-1-like, with product MAPGLSAPLHFTVTLVVLLSLLGLAVGGKLLVVPVDGSHWLSMRQVLESLRQRGHDVVVVAPEVSLHIKRSKNYVMKMYPVPFTQEEMEKDFQAFFDLSFEEGSLLSRFLKVYEGMKRINVFWVSSCKELLQNQELIKYLEESQFDALLTDPVVPCGLILAEHLSLPSVYFLRGVPCGLDFEATQCPNPPSYVPRGFSQLTDHMTFFQRVGNLLFDFPNIFLCDFAFQPYAKLASEFLHRDVTVLDLLRQGSVWLLRVEFVLDYPRPLMPNIIPIGGVHCAHKKLTQVGLALICAVADLCVLRMKFCVTERN